In Priestia megaterium NBRC 15308 = ATCC 14581, the following proteins share a genomic window:
- a CDS encoding MDR family MFS transporter, with product MENQKNSKRTLLLIGLIIAMFFSALDGTIVGTAMPRIVGDLGGLSMMTWLTTAYLLTSTTVVPIAGKLADLVGRRVIYVTGLIIFMVASALCGMANNMTELILFRALQGIGGGVMMPMAMIVIGDLFTGKARAKFQGVFGGIYGLASVIGPQIGGWIVDSLNWKWVFYINLPVGILATVFIALGLQGKKHTGPVKFDVAGMLTMVIGVVSLLLALSFGGKDYDWNSWQIISLFTLAVVGVISFIIVETKAKEPILPMYLFKNRTFTLLNIIGFFMSIGMFGAITFVPFFMQGIVGVSASESGTIMTPMMISMIVTSIIGGQLVYKVGIKPQIVTGMLIMAGGFFLLTTLDLHTSKLVATSYMAIIGLGMGLVMPILTLALQESFSKEELGVVTSSSQFFRSIGGTFGITILGAVMNAKSGTLLTDKLVPYLNTLPAQASAFADGFKKAIDTNPESVLQMLFSPEALKSIPAALSDSIVPILKTSLMSALHSVFFMGLAFIILGAVCTLFLRQIKLSNKKAEEKPEEGIVEVEPSH from the coding sequence ATGGAAAATCAAAAAAATTCAAAGCGCACGCTCTTATTAATTGGGTTAATTATTGCGATGTTCTTTTCTGCACTTGATGGAACCATTGTCGGAACAGCTATGCCAAGAATTGTAGGAGACCTTGGTGGATTGAGCATGATGACATGGCTGACAACAGCCTATTTATTAACGTCGACAACGGTTGTTCCGATTGCAGGGAAACTCGCTGATTTAGTAGGACGCAGAGTAATTTATGTTACAGGACTTATTATTTTTATGGTCGCTTCTGCTCTATGTGGAATGGCAAATAACATGACAGAGCTTATTTTATTCCGTGCATTACAAGGAATTGGCGGCGGCGTTATGATGCCGATGGCAATGATTGTAATCGGTGATTTATTTACAGGAAAAGCACGAGCAAAATTTCAAGGAGTATTCGGAGGAATTTACGGTCTTGCTTCTGTCATCGGTCCACAAATTGGCGGATGGATTGTTGATTCACTGAACTGGAAATGGGTGTTTTACATCAACTTGCCGGTAGGGATACTCGCTACCGTTTTTATTGCACTGGGACTTCAAGGAAAGAAACATACGGGACCTGTTAAATTTGATGTAGCCGGTATGTTGACAATGGTTATCGGAGTAGTGAGCTTGCTTCTTGCCCTGAGCTTTGGAGGAAAAGACTACGACTGGAACTCATGGCAAATTATTAGTCTATTTACACTTGCTGTTGTTGGGGTCATAAGCTTTATCATTGTGGAAACGAAAGCGAAAGAGCCGATTCTTCCGATGTATTTATTTAAGAACCGAACGTTTACGCTTTTAAATATCATTGGCTTTTTTATGAGCATCGGCATGTTCGGAGCCATTACGTTTGTTCCGTTCTTTATGCAAGGAATCGTTGGAGTCAGCGCCTCGGAATCCGGTACCATTATGACACCGATGATGATTTCAATGATTGTAACAAGTATTATTGGAGGGCAGCTTGTTTATAAAGTTGGAATCAAGCCTCAAATTGTTACGGGTATGCTCATTATGGCAGGAGGGTTCTTCTTGTTAACAACATTAGACCTTCATACTAGCAAACTTGTTGCCACTTCTTATATGGCCATAATCGGTTTAGGAATGGGTCTTGTAATGCCAATTTTAACACTTGCTCTTCAAGAGAGCTTTTCAAAAGAAGAGCTCGGTGTGGTTACATCATCAAGTCAATTTTTCCGTTCAATTGGAGGAACGTTCGGTATTACGATCTTAGGAGCAGTAATGAATGCAAAATCAGGTACGCTTCTTACTGACAAACTCGTTCCATATTTAAACACATTGCCTGCTCAAGCAAGTGCTTTTGCAGACGGGTTTAAAAAAGCGATTGATACGAATCCTGAAAGTGTGCTGCAGATGCTGTTTAGCCCTGAGGCGCTAAAGAGTATTCCAGCTGCGCTTTCAGACAGCATTGTGCCAATTTTGAAGACCTCGCTAATGAGCGCATTGCACAGCGTCTTTTTCATGGGCTTAGCTTTTATTATTTTAGGAGCGGTATGCACATTGTTCTTAAGGCAGATCAAGCTTTCAAATAAAAAAGCTGAAGAAAAACCAGAAGAAGGCATTGTTGAAGTAGAGCCATCACATTAA
- a CDS encoding MarR family winged helix-turn-helix transcriptional regulator, whose product MTKSNQYLGEIRSSLQVLFEKMQPEIMESLNEHEMTPTQLFVLSYLKKVGSSKVSQIAELMDVKPSAVTLLVDRLEQHNFVVREHNKEDRRVVDITLTEFGHRKLEDVLNGRKAIMDRYLLHLTEEELSMMASITKKLATSAASYKDKQQ is encoded by the coding sequence GTGACAAAAAGCAATCAGTATCTTGGAGAGATTCGTTCATCGCTTCAAGTGCTATTTGAAAAAATGCAGCCTGAAATAATGGAGAGTCTAAATGAGCATGAGATGACTCCTACGCAATTATTTGTTCTTTCTTATTTAAAGAAAGTAGGGAGCAGTAAGGTTTCTCAAATTGCAGAGCTAATGGATGTCAAACCGAGCGCCGTGACTCTTTTAGTGGATCGTCTCGAACAACACAATTTTGTTGTAAGAGAACATAATAAAGAGGACAGACGAGTCGTTGATATTACCTTAACGGAGTTTGGGCATCGCAAGCTTGAAGATGTGCTGAATGGTCGAAAAGCCATTATGGACCGCTACCTTTTGCATTTAACAGAAGAAGAGCTTTCTATGATGGCTTCTATTACGAAAAAACTTGCAACGTCAGCTGCTTCTTATAAAGATAAGCAGCAGTAA